A region from the Aeromicrobium choanae genome encodes:
- a CDS encoding PTS sugar transporter subunit IIB, which yields MKIVAVCGMGIGTSVLLKMNAEKALRALGKDADVEAADIGTAKGAARTAQIVLTSAELAPELGDVPAEVVVIDNFMDVAEITAKLTPLVS from the coding sequence ATGAAGATCGTCGCCGTGTGCGGAATGGGCATCGGAACCTCGGTGCTGCTGAAGATGAACGCCGAGAAGGCCCTCCGTGCACTCGGCAAGGACGCCGACGTCGAGGCCGCCGACATCGGCACCGCCAAGGGTGCCGCGCGCACCGCCCAGATCGTCCTGACCTCGGCCGAGCTCGCGCCGGAGCTCGGCGACGTCCCGGCGGAGGTCGTGGTCATCGACAACTTCATGGACGTCGCCGAGATCACGGCGAAGCTGACCCCCCTCGTCTCCTGA
- a CDS encoding flavin-containing monooxygenase, translated as MTLQRDVDVLIVGAGLSGINMAYRIQEACPELTYAIVERRDRIGGTWDLFRYPGVRSDSDFFTLAFPFRPWRGKDAIVDGDQILEYLEDTAREAGIDRHIAFGRRVDSADWSSVDARWSVEASGPDGPETWSARFVVTCTGYYDYDSPYDPGFAGVEDFDGTLVHPQFWPEGLDHSGKRVVVIGSGATAVTIVPAMAETAEHVTMLQRTPSYLLAQPKGDPIADVVRKIAPPTVAHHVVRTKNMLLQWALFQACQRAPKAMRSLLLKGVAHGTGSAEIAEQHFNPPYDPWDQRLCVTPQGDIFAAIKAGRASVTTARIDRFVPEGVRLEDGTVLPADIVVTATGLSIKILGGAKVSVDGEPRDPAESFAYHGTMLTGLPNLAFCVGYINLSWTMRSDLTSRLVARVLRRLVDSGASSVVPEFTGSGPTTPLMDMQSGYLQRGAHLMPRATDAYPWSFRQNFLVDSWSTNRADLDDGLVWTAPDRAEARA; from the coding sequence ATGACCTTGCAGCGTGACGTCGACGTCCTGATCGTCGGAGCCGGCCTGTCCGGCATCAACATGGCCTACCGGATCCAGGAGGCGTGCCCCGAGCTGACCTATGCGATCGTCGAGCGGCGCGACCGGATCGGCGGGACGTGGGACCTGTTCCGCTACCCGGGCGTCCGCTCGGACTCCGACTTCTTCACCCTCGCGTTCCCGTTCCGGCCGTGGCGCGGCAAGGACGCCATCGTCGACGGCGACCAGATCCTGGAGTACCTCGAGGACACGGCGCGCGAGGCGGGCATCGACCGCCACATCGCCTTCGGCCGGCGCGTCGACTCCGCCGACTGGTCGTCGGTGGACGCGCGCTGGAGCGTCGAGGCCAGCGGCCCGGACGGCCCCGAGACGTGGTCGGCACGGTTCGTCGTGACGTGCACCGGCTACTACGACTACGACTCCCCCTACGACCCCGGCTTCGCGGGCGTGGAGGACTTCGACGGGACCCTCGTGCACCCGCAGTTCTGGCCCGAGGGCCTCGACCACTCGGGGAAGCGCGTCGTCGTGATCGGCAGCGGCGCGACCGCGGTGACGATCGTGCCGGCGATGGCCGAGACCGCCGAGCACGTGACGATGCTGCAGCGCACCCCGAGCTACCTCCTGGCCCAGCCGAAGGGCGACCCGATCGCCGACGTGGTGCGCAAGATCGCGCCGCCCACCGTGGCCCACCACGTGGTGCGCACGAAGAACATGCTGCTGCAGTGGGCGCTGTTCCAGGCGTGCCAGCGTGCGCCGAAGGCCATGCGCTCGCTGCTGCTGAAGGGCGTCGCCCACGGCACCGGATCGGCCGAGATCGCCGAGCAGCACTTCAACCCGCCGTACGACCCGTGGGACCAGCGCCTGTGCGTCACGCCGCAGGGCGACATCTTCGCCGCCATCAAGGCCGGCCGGGCGTCGGTGACCACCGCCCGGATCGACCGCTTCGTGCCCGAGGGCGTCCGGCTCGAGGACGGCACGGTGCTCCCGGCCGACATCGTCGTCACCGCGACGGGCCTGTCGATCAAGATCCTCGGCGGGGCGAAGGTGAGCGTCGACGGCGAGCCACGCGACCCCGCAGAGTCCTTCGCGTACCACGGCACGATGCTCACCGGACTGCCGAACCTGGCCTTCTGCGTGGGCTACATCAACCTGTCGTGGACGATGCGCTCGGACCTGACGTCGCGCCTCGTCGCGCGGGTGCTGCGGCGCCTCGTCGACTCCGGTGCGAGCTCGGTGGTGCCGGAGTTCACCGGCTCGGGCCCCACCACCCCGCTCATGGACATGCAGTCGGGCTACCTGCAGCGCGGCGCCCACCTCATGCCCCGAGCGACGGACGCGTACCCGTGGTCGTTCCGCCAGAACTTCCTCGTCGACTCCTGGTCGACGAACCGCGCCGACCTCGACGACGGGCTGGTGTGGACCGCCCCCGACCGCGCGGAGGCCCGGGCGTGA
- a CDS encoding PTS ascorbate transporter subunit IIC, producing the protein MDWLVDVLEFIGLQILNVPAYLIGIITAIGLIALKRPSGQVIGGGLKAALGFLILGAGAGVVVASLDPLGAIILDVTGAQGVIPTNEVITALAAEEYGARSAYVLVLGFVVMLALARFTPLRYIFLTGHHMVFMALMLTVVLSVGLDGDNSWLVVIAGAFLLGVVMVVMPALVHPWTRKITGDDTLAIGHFGTLGYIAAGASGQAVGQRSRSTEEINFPQGLKFLRDSMVATALSMVLIYEVFVIWGLIASPEATKETLGSPDAGAAVMAGFAQALQFGVGVAIILYGVRTVLGELVPAFQGIAEKVVPGAKPALDIPIVFPFAANAVLIGFLASFAGGLASLALLAVWLGPAFGLALILPGMVPHFFTGGGAGVYGNATGGRRGAVLGGFVNGVLITILPALLLEVFGELGFANSTFGDADFGWFGTLLGVSLLAGPGIGIALCLLIGGVLVVGASIYQVKVVDAGWTPGAKRDRILAEEDAAAAAADKETPAKE; encoded by the coding sequence ATGGACTGGTTGGTCGACGTACTCGAATTCATCGGACTGCAGATCCTCAATGTGCCGGCCTACTTGATCGGCATCATCACGGCGATCGGCCTCATCGCGCTCAAGCGCCCGAGCGGACAGGTCATCGGCGGCGGCCTCAAGGCGGCGCTCGGCTTCCTGATCCTCGGCGCCGGCGCCGGCGTCGTGGTCGCGTCGCTGGACCCGTTGGGCGCGATCATCCTCGACGTCACCGGCGCCCAGGGCGTCATCCCGACGAACGAGGTCATCACCGCGCTGGCGGCCGAGGAGTACGGCGCACGCAGTGCCTACGTCCTCGTGCTCGGCTTCGTCGTGATGCTGGCGCTCGCCCGGTTCACGCCGTTGCGCTACATCTTCCTCACCGGCCACCACATGGTCTTCATGGCGCTCATGCTGACGGTCGTGCTGTCGGTCGGCCTCGACGGCGACAACAGCTGGCTGGTCGTGATCGCCGGTGCGTTCCTGCTCGGCGTGGTCATGGTCGTGATGCCCGCGCTCGTCCACCCGTGGACGCGCAAGATCACCGGTGACGACACGCTCGCCATCGGTCACTTCGGCACCCTGGGCTACATCGCCGCCGGCGCTTCGGGCCAGGCCGTGGGCCAGCGCAGCCGCTCCACCGAGGAGATCAACTTCCCGCAGGGCCTGAAGTTCCTGCGCGACTCGATGGTCGCCACCGCCCTGTCGATGGTCCTCATCTACGAGGTGTTCGTGATCTGGGGCCTGATCGCCAGCCCCGAGGCCACGAAGGAGACCCTCGGATCTCCCGACGCCGGTGCGGCCGTCATGGCCGGCTTCGCGCAGGCGCTGCAGTTCGGCGTGGGCGTCGCGATCATCCTCTACGGTGTCCGCACCGTGCTGGGTGAGCTCGTCCCGGCCTTCCAGGGCATCGCCGAGAAGGTCGTCCCCGGCGCCAAGCCGGCACTCGACATCCCGATCGTCTTCCCGTTCGCCGCCAACGCCGTGCTGATCGGCTTCCTGGCCTCGTTCGCCGGTGGCCTCGCGTCGCTCGCGCTGCTGGCCGTGTGGCTCGGCCCGGCCTTCGGCCTGGCGCTGATCCTGCCGGGCATGGTGCCGCACTTCTTCACCGGTGGTGGTGCCGGCGTGTACGGCAACGCCACGGGTGGCCGCAGGGGTGCTGTGTTGGGCGGCTTCGTCAACGGCGTGCTCATCACGATCCTGCCGGCGCTGCTGCTCGAGGTCTTCGGCGAGCTCGGCTTCGCGAACTCGACCTTCGGCGATGCCGACTTCGGCTGGTTCGGCACGCTGCTCGGTGTGAGCCTGCTCGCCGGGCCGGGCATCGGGATCGCGCTGTGCCTGCTGATCGGCGGCGTTCTGGTCGTGGGCGCCTCGATCTATCAGGTCAAGGTCGTCGACGCGGGCTGGACGCCGGGCGCGAAGCGCGACCGGATCCTCGCGGAGGAGGACGCTGCGGCCGCCGCCGCCGACAAGGAGACTCCCGCGAAGGAATAG
- a CDS encoding GDSL-type esterase/lipase family protein, which produces MTRLPWILTAAVAVAVSLLAAPPATADESVPTPAPTTEPTAPATTPVPADSGAIQEGGEVTIPNPAAPSSRNARVLVFGDSFSATRRYSAAGTARRPKAWWAHVAAAAGLPASEVMVSAEGGSGLLARGHGEKPQACTGSTFGERLTDLATTDPDVVIVEVGRNDTHRCRAGVRVMATAAERRDAAAAYFATLARLADRQGIPRSFVYVMTPWGSSGGAHKIATSTQYEALAKARGFTWIALPSLVRSQTIDAIHPTATGASTLASWAMRGSDLTTAIRSRATRHATVPSHALVQCTGVSACRRAGVSTRGHDTVTRRIWGAARGTSTHYVAHRLSTGGRRSAPVLTTSTPRSWRTAALTEKAATQVAEARPGDIAWWLTAPAGVGSPSRGHLAVVESVARNNSYVVVTELTSRGTFRSVRYAGTSYPRAFLRFAGTDGSPRGLVTGLSAKRGSVAVRGRAVDTDAEAKGVQIRIKVTQGRRTWTRTGSRTKLGFFHRFSVPGLRKGAAVVKVTALDAPGTRGTTRTLRTARLTVR; this is translated from the coding sequence GTGACTCGACTCCCGTGGATCCTGACGGCCGCCGTCGCCGTCGCGGTGTCGTTGCTCGCAGCGCCTCCCGCCACGGCCGACGAGTCCGTGCCCACCCCAGCCCCCACCACCGAGCCGACCGCTCCCGCCACGACTCCCGTCCCCGCGGACAGCGGCGCCATCCAGGAGGGTGGCGAGGTCACCATCCCCAACCCCGCCGCTCCCTCGAGCCGCAACGCGCGCGTCCTCGTCTTCGGCGACTCGTTCTCCGCCACCCGGCGCTACAGCGCCGCCGGCACCGCCCGACGCCCCAAGGCCTGGTGGGCGCACGTGGCCGCGGCGGCGGGCCTCCCGGCGTCGGAGGTCATGGTGAGCGCCGAGGGCGGCAGCGGTCTCCTGGCGCGCGGCCACGGCGAGAAGCCGCAGGCGTGCACCGGCAGCACGTTCGGCGAGCGCCTCACCGACCTGGCCACGACGGACCCCGACGTGGTGATCGTCGAGGTCGGGCGCAACGACACGCACCGGTGCCGCGCCGGGGTGCGCGTGATGGCCACGGCCGCCGAGCGCCGCGACGCCGCCGCGGCGTACTTCGCGACCCTCGCCCGCCTGGCCGACCGGCAGGGCATCCCTCGCTCGTTCGTCTACGTCATGACGCCGTGGGGCTCCTCGGGCGGCGCGCACAAGATCGCCACCTCGACGCAGTACGAGGCGCTCGCAAAGGCGCGCGGCTTCACCTGGATCGCCCTGCCGTCGCTCGTCCGCAGCCAGACGATCGACGCGATCCACCCCACCGCCACGGGCGCCAGCACGCTGGCCTCCTGGGCGATGCGCGGCTCCGACCTCACCACCGCGATCCGCTCGCGCGCCACCCGGCACGCCACGGTCCCGAGCCACGCGCTGGTCCAGTGCACCGGCGTGAGCGCCTGCCGTCGGGCCGGTGTCTCGACGCGGGGCCATGACACCGTCACGCGCCGGATCTGGGGCGCGGCGCGGGGCACCTCCACCCACTACGTCGCCCACCGGCTGAGCACCGGTGGCCGCCGGTCCGCGCCGGTGCTGACCACCAGCACGCCGCGATCGTGGCGCACGGCGGCCCTCACGGAGAAGGCCGCCACGCAGGTGGCGGAGGCCAGGCCCGGCGACATCGCGTGGTGGCTCACCGCTCCGGCCGGGGTCGGCTCGCCGTCGCGGGGCCACCTGGCCGTCGTCGAGAGCGTCGCGCGGAACAACTCCTACGTCGTCGTCACCGAGCTCACGAGCCGGGGCACCTTCCGCTCGGTCCGGTACGCCGGCACGTCGTACCCGCGGGCCTTCCTGCGCTTCGCCGGCACCGACGGCAGCCCGCGCGGCCTCGTGACCGGACTGAGCGCCAAGCGTGGCTCCGTGGCCGTTCGTGGGCGCGCCGTGGACACCGACGCCGAGGCCAAGGGCGTGCAGATCCGGATCAAGGTCACGCAGGGCCGGCGCACCTGGACCCGCACGGGCAGCCGCACGAAGCTCGGGTTCTTCCACCGCTTCTCGGTGCCGGGACTGCGCAAGGGTGCCGCGGTCGTCAAGGTCACGGCGCTCGACGCGCCGGGCACGCGCGGCACCACCCGCACCCTGCGGACCGCCCGCCTCACCGTGCGCTGA
- the clpB gene encoding ATP-dependent chaperone ClpB: MDLNNLTTRSQQALAAAMQQAAAAGHPTVEPAHLLRALLTQQGGTAAPLLTAAGADPQTVLTELEAVIGRLPSASGSTVGNPQLARATHEVLQRAIDLAGELGDEFVSSEHLAVGIATVAGPAQQVLAAAGATPETLTAAFEAVRGGARVTSQDAEDQYQSLEKYGIDLTALAREGKLDPVIGRDAEIRRVIQVLSRRTKNNPVLIGEPGVGKTAVVEGLAQRIIDGDVPESLRGRRLVSLDLGAMVAGAKYRGEFEERLKAVLAEIKESNGQVVTFIDELHTVVGAGATGDSAMDAGNMLKPMLARGELRMIGATTLDEFRESIEKDPALERRFQQVYVGEPSVEDTIAILRGLKEKYEAHHKVEIADAALVAAATLSHRYIPGRQLPDKAIDLIDEASSRLRMEIDSSPVEIDELRRGVDRLKMEELHLENEKDEASQERLAKLRQELADKQESLRSLEQRWEAEKQGLNAVGEIKERIDEARIAAERAQREGDMATASRLLYGEIPQMEQQLADAQAAEASVADDRMVHEEVGSEDIAEVVASWTGIPTGRLLEGETAKLLHMEDELGKRLIGQRDAVRAVSDAVRRARAGVSDPDRPTGSFLFLGPTGVGKTELAKSLADFLFDDERAIVRIDMSEYGEKHSVARLVGAPPGYVGYDEGGQLTEAVRRRPYSVVLLDEVEKAHPEVFDILLQVLDDGRLTDGQGRTVDFRNVILILTSNLGSSFLVDPALDDEVKRDKVMDVVRMSFKPEFLNRLDEVVMFDALGVEDLTHIVDLQLASLGQRLAPRRITLDVTSAAKEWLALTGWDPAYGARPLRRLVQQAIGDRLARELLAGEVRDGDTVLVDRVPDADELVVRRA, from the coding sequence ATGGACCTGAACAACCTCACCACGCGAAGCCAGCAGGCCCTCGCTGCCGCGATGCAGCAGGCCGCTGCCGCCGGCCACCCCACCGTGGAGCCGGCGCACCTGCTCCGAGCCCTGCTCACCCAGCAGGGCGGTACCGCCGCGCCGCTGCTCACCGCGGCCGGCGCTGATCCCCAGACCGTGCTGACCGAGCTCGAGGCCGTCATCGGCCGGCTCCCCAGTGCCAGCGGCTCCACCGTCGGCAACCCGCAGCTGGCGCGCGCCACCCACGAGGTGCTGCAGCGCGCCATCGACCTCGCGGGTGAGCTGGGCGACGAGTTCGTCTCCAGCGAGCACCTCGCCGTGGGCATCGCCACCGTGGCGGGCCCCGCCCAGCAGGTGCTGGCCGCCGCGGGCGCCACGCCCGAGACACTGACCGCGGCCTTCGAGGCCGTGCGCGGCGGCGCGCGCGTCACCAGCCAGGACGCCGAGGACCAGTACCAGTCGCTGGAGAAGTACGGCATCGACCTCACCGCGCTCGCCCGCGAGGGCAAGCTCGACCCGGTGATCGGCCGCGACGCCGAGATCCGCCGGGTCATCCAGGTGCTCAGTCGCCGCACGAAGAACAACCCCGTGCTGATCGGCGAGCCCGGCGTCGGCAAGACCGCCGTCGTCGAGGGCCTCGCCCAGCGCATCATCGATGGGGACGTCCCCGAGTCGCTGCGCGGCCGCCGCCTCGTCAGCCTCGACCTCGGGGCGATGGTCGCCGGCGCGAAGTACCGCGGCGAGTTCGAGGAGCGGCTCAAGGCCGTCCTCGCTGAGATCAAGGAGAGCAACGGCCAGGTCGTCACGTTCATCGACGAGCTGCACACCGTCGTCGGCGCCGGTGCCACCGGCGACTCGGCGATGGACGCGGGCAACATGCTCAAGCCGATGCTGGCCCGCGGCGAGCTGCGGATGATCGGCGCCACCACGCTCGACGAGTTCCGCGAGTCGATCGAGAAGGACCCCGCGCTGGAGCGTCGCTTCCAGCAGGTCTACGTCGGCGAGCCGAGCGTTGAGGACACGATCGCGATCCTGCGCGGCCTCAAGGAGAAGTACGAGGCCCACCACAAGGTCGAGATCGCCGACGCCGCACTCGTGGCCGCCGCCACTCTCTCGCACCGCTACATCCCGGGCCGCCAGCTGCCCGACAAGGCGATCGACCTCATCGACGAGGCGTCCAGCCGGCTGCGGATGGAGATCGACTCCAGCCCCGTCGAGATCGACGAGCTCCGTCGCGGCGTGGACCGCCTCAAGATGGAGGAGCTGCACCTGGAGAACGAGAAGGACGAGGCCAGCCAGGAGCGCCTGGCCAAGCTGCGCCAGGAGCTCGCCGACAAGCAGGAGTCCCTGCGCTCGCTCGAGCAGCGGTGGGAGGCCGAGAAGCAGGGCCTGAACGCCGTGGGCGAGATCAAGGAGCGCATCGACGAGGCCCGCATCGCCGCCGAGCGCGCCCAGCGCGAGGGCGACATGGCCACGGCCAGCCGCCTGCTCTACGGCGAGATCCCGCAGATGGAGCAACAGCTCGCCGACGCCCAGGCCGCCGAGGCCTCGGTGGCCGACGACCGCATGGTGCACGAGGAGGTCGGCTCCGAGGACATCGCCGAGGTGGTGGCGTCGTGGACCGGCATCCCCACCGGGCGACTCCTCGAGGGCGAGACCGCGAAGCTCCTGCACATGGAGGACGAGCTCGGCAAGCGGCTCATCGGGCAGCGTGACGCCGTGCGCGCCGTGTCCGACGCGGTGCGCCGGGCACGGGCGGGCGTCTCCGACCCCGACCGTCCCACCGGCTCGTTCCTGTTCCTCGGCCCGACCGGCGTCGGCAAGACCGAGCTGGCCAAGTCGCTCGCGGACTTCCTCTTCGACGACGAGCGCGCGATCGTGCGCATCGACATGAGCGAGTACGGCGAGAAGCACTCCGTCGCACGGCTCGTCGGTGCCCCTCCGGGCTACGTCGGCTATGACGAGGGCGGCCAGCTCACCGAGGCGGTGCGGCGCCGGCCCTACTCGGTGGTGCTGCTCGACGAGGTCGAGAAGGCCCATCCCGAGGTCTTCGACATCCTGCTGCAGGTGCTCGACGACGGTCGGCTCACCGACGGCCAGGGCCGAACGGTGGACTTCCGCAACGTCATCTTGATCCTCACGTCGAACCTGGGCTCGTCCTTCCTGGTCGACCCCGCGCTCGACGACGAGGTCAAGCGCGACAAGGTCATGGACGTCGTGCGGATGTCCTTCAAGCCCGAGTTCCTCAACCGTCTCGACGAGGTGGTCATGTTCGACGCCCTCGGGGTCGAGGACCTGACGCACATCGTCGACCTCCAGCTGGCCTCCCTGGGCCAGCGGCTGGCGCCCCGGCGGATCACGCTCGACGTGACCTCGGCGGCGAAGGAGTGGCTCGCGCTCACCGGCTGGGACCCGGCCTACGGCGCCCGCCCGCTGCGCCGGCTCGTGCAGCAGGCGATCGGCGACCGACTCGCCCGCGAGCTGCTCGCCGGTGAGGTCCGCGACGGCGACACGGTCCTGGTCGACCGCGTGCCGGACGCCGATGAGCTGGTGGTGCGCCGCGCCTGA
- a CDS encoding zinc-binding dehydrogenase — MKAVSVHEGELTVVDLPTPEPGPGQVLVAVTRSGICGSDLHARVHADASADVAVEVDYDRFMRRAHHVVMGHEFTGTVVAYGPKCRKRWPVGTPVVALPVLKRDGQVDMTGLSEQAPGGYAEYVLAQEAMTFEVPAGADPDQVAMTEPLAVAHHAVNRSEIRKREVALVIGCGPIGLAVILMLKAAGVRTVVASDYSPGRRALAQRCGADIVVDPAVQSPWEAYSRPATHLSSAPDYFGQGIDAMRMLRRVRGVPWKRVMKVAERAGQTPRGPVVFECVGVPGVIEDLVTHAPIRSRIIVVGVCMEPDTFRPTMAVNKELDLRFVFCYQPHEFHETLEMITDGRVDPTPLHTGTVGLDGVAQAFDDLADPERHAKILIDPTR; from the coding sequence GTGAAGGCGGTCAGCGTCCACGAGGGCGAGCTGACGGTCGTCGACCTGCCGACCCCCGAGCCCGGACCCGGGCAGGTGCTCGTGGCCGTGACGCGCTCGGGGATCTGCGGCTCGGACCTGCACGCCCGCGTCCACGCCGACGCGAGCGCCGACGTGGCGGTCGAGGTCGACTACGACCGCTTCATGCGGCGCGCCCACCACGTCGTGATGGGTCACGAGTTCACCGGCACCGTCGTCGCCTACGGACCCAAGTGCCGCAAGCGGTGGCCCGTCGGCACACCGGTCGTGGCGCTGCCCGTCCTGAAGCGCGACGGGCAGGTCGACATGACCGGCCTGTCCGAGCAGGCGCCGGGCGGGTACGCCGAGTACGTGCTCGCGCAGGAGGCGATGACGTTCGAGGTGCCGGCCGGCGCCGACCCCGACCAGGTCGCGATGACCGAGCCGCTCGCGGTCGCCCACCACGCGGTGAACCGCAGCGAGATCCGCAAGCGCGAGGTCGCGCTGGTGATCGGTTGCGGGCCGATCGGGCTCGCGGTCATCCTCATGCTGAAGGCCGCGGGCGTGAGGACCGTCGTCGCGAGCGACTACTCCCCCGGGCGCCGTGCGCTGGCGCAGCGCTGCGGCGCCGACATCGTGGTCGACCCGGCGGTCCAGTCGCCGTGGGAGGCCTACTCCCGCCCGGCGACCCACCTGAGCTCCGCGCCCGACTACTTCGGGCAGGGCATCGACGCGATGCGGATGCTGCGGCGCGTGCGCGGCGTGCCGTGGAAGCGCGTGATGAAGGTGGCCGAGCGCGCGGGCCAGACGCCTCGCGGCCCGGTGGTCTTCGAGTGCGTCGGCGTGCCCGGCGTGATCGAGGACCTCGTCACCCACGCGCCGATCCGCTCGCGCATCATCGTCGTCGGCGTCTGCATGGAGCCCGACACGTTCCGCCCGACGATGGCCGTCAACAAGGAGCTCGACCTGCGGTTCGTGTTCTGCTACCAGCCGCACGAGTTCCACGAGACGCTCGAGATGATCACCGACGGCCGAGTCGACCCCACCCCGCTGCACACCGGCACCGTCGGCCTCGACGGCGTCGCGCAGGCCTTCGACGACCTCGCCGACCCCGAGCGGCACGCGAAGATCCTCATCGATCCGACGAGGTGA
- a CDS encoding class I SAM-dependent methyltransferase: MNALPEDLSRIADEVRGFLPEVEAAALRAAAVQYATRGGVIVEIGTYCGKSTVHLGHVARESGATLVTIDHHRGSEEHQAGWEYHDASLVDAETGAFDTLPVLRRTLWAAKLEDVVVPMVGRSSTISSWWRTPADLVFIDGGHTEEAAQADYAGWSPWVRSGGALAIHDVFPDPDDGGQAPFHIYERALADGFVEVGHTDSLRVLQRPA; this comes from the coding sequence GTGAACGCGCTCCCCGAGGACCTGTCCCGCATCGCCGACGAGGTCCGTGGCTTCCTTCCCGAGGTCGAGGCGGCGGCCCTGCGCGCCGCGGCGGTGCAGTACGCCACCCGCGGGGGAGTCATCGTCGAGATCGGCACGTACTGCGGCAAGTCCACGGTGCACCTGGGCCACGTCGCCCGCGAGTCCGGCGCCACGCTCGTGACGATCGACCACCACCGCGGCTCCGAGGAGCACCAGGCCGGCTGGGAGTACCACGACGCCTCGCTCGTCGACGCCGAGACGGGCGCGTTCGACACCCTCCCGGTCCTGCGCAGGACCCTGTGGGCCGCGAAGCTCGAGGACGTCGTCGTGCCGATGGTCGGCCGCTCCTCCACGATCTCGTCGTGGTGGCGCACGCCCGCCGACCTGGTGTTCATCGACGGCGGCCACACCGAGGAGGCCGCCCAGGCCGACTACGCGGGCTGGTCCCCCTGGGTGCGTTCGGGCGGCGCCCTGGCGATCCACGACGTGTTCCCCGACCCGGACGACGGCGGACAGGCGCCCTTCCACATCTACGAGCGCGCGCTGGCCGACGGCTTCGTCGAGGTCGGTCACACCGACAGCCTGCGCGTCCTGCAGCGACCGGCCTGA
- a CDS encoding PTS sugar transporter subunit IIA → MALNDELTKDAIAVRAHASDWRDAVRQAGALLTAVGVATDEYTDEMIQTVEKLGPYIVLAPGIALAHSRPSPAVQRAGLGWLQLAEPVEFGHAKNDPVWLVVALAALDHDGHLGLMSALAAVLGDTDLLDRLREADSAERVLELLTPTTANEGPTS, encoded by the coding sequence GTGGCACTCAACGACGAACTCACCAAGGACGCGATCGCGGTCCGTGCCCACGCGTCGGACTGGCGCGACGCCGTCCGGCAGGCCGGTGCCCTGCTCACTGCCGTGGGCGTCGCGACCGACGAGTACACCGACGAGATGATCCAGACGGTCGAGAAGCTCGGCCCCTACATCGTGCTGGCCCCCGGCATCGCCCTGGCGCACTCGCGTCCGTCGCCCGCCGTGCAGCGCGCCGGACTGGGCTGGCTGCAGCTGGCCGAGCCCGTCGAGTTCGGCCACGCGAAGAACGACCCGGTGTGGCTCGTCGTCGCCCTGGCCGCGCTGGACCACGACGGACATCTCGGCCTGATGTCCGCCCTCGCCGCCGTGCTCGGCGACACCGACCTGCTGGACCGGCTGCGCGAGGCGGACTCCGCCGAGCGCGTCCTCGAACTCCTGACCCCCACCACTGCCAACGAAGGACCCACCTCATGA